The following proteins are encoded in a genomic region of Hoeflea phototrophica DFL-43:
- a CDS encoding amidohydrolase family protein — protein sequence MSFDTLLKGGVLPDGTIADIAIANGSIVAIAPDIEAEAGETLDVSGNLVSPPFVDPHFHMDATLSYGQPRINSSGTLLEGIALWGELKPLLTHEAVIERALAYCDWAASMGLLAIRTHVDVCDDRLLAVEALLEVRKQVADYIDLQLVAFPQDGLYRSPNARENTIRALDLGVDVVGGIPHFERTMADGRASVTELCEIAAKRGLMVDMHCDETDDPMSRHIEQLAYETQRLGLQGRVAGSHLTSMHSMDNYYVSKLLPLIAEAQVAAIPNPLINITIQGRHDTYPKRRGMTRVPEMLAQGIKVGFGQDCVLDPWYPLGSADMLDVAFMGLHVAQMTSPADMRRCFDMVTTESADIMGLKDYGLAVGKRADLVVLDAGNPIEAVRLRATRLMVIARGKVIARRERSPMHIAIPGREAAIDRRFEVPKAAASKLRQ from the coding sequence ATGAGTTTCGACACATTGCTCAAGGGTGGCGTGCTGCCCGACGGAACGATAGCTGATATTGCGATAGCAAATGGATCAATCGTGGCCATTGCACCCGACATCGAAGCTGAAGCCGGTGAGACCCTTGATGTGTCGGGCAACCTGGTGTCGCCGCCGTTTGTGGATCCGCATTTTCACATGGATGCGACCCTGTCTTACGGCCAGCCACGGATCAATTCTTCCGGCACACTGCTTGAAGGGATTGCGCTGTGGGGCGAACTCAAGCCGCTGCTCACTCATGAGGCGGTGATCGAGCGGGCTTTGGCTTATTGCGATTGGGCGGCCTCTATGGGACTTCTGGCGATCCGCACCCATGTTGATGTCTGCGACGACCGGTTGCTGGCAGTGGAAGCGCTGCTTGAGGTGAGGAAGCAGGTTGCGGACTATATCGATCTGCAGCTTGTGGCGTTTCCGCAGGACGGTCTTTACCGCTCACCGAATGCGCGTGAGAATACCATCCGGGCGCTGGATCTGGGAGTCGATGTGGTCGGTGGTATCCCGCATTTCGAGCGTACCATGGCCGATGGCCGTGCTTCGGTGACGGAACTTTGCGAGATTGCCGCCAAGCGTGGGCTGATGGTTGATATGCATTGCGACGAGACCGACGATCCGATGTCCCGTCACATTGAGCAACTTGCCTATGAGACCCAGCGGCTTGGCCTGCAGGGCCGTGTTGCCGGTTCGCATCTGACATCGATGCATTCGATGGACAACTATTATGTGTCCAAACTGCTGCCGCTGATCGCGGAGGCTCAAGTGGCCGCAATCCCCAATCCGCTGATCAACATCACCATCCAGGGCCGCCACGACACCTACCCCAAGCGCCGGGGAATGACCCGTGTGCCCGAGATGCTGGCCCAGGGGATCAAGGTCGGATTCGGGCAGGATTGCGTGCTCGATCCCTGGTATCCACTGGGATCCGCAGACATGCTTGATGTTGCCTTCATGGGGTTGCACGTGGCTCAGATGACAAGCCCTGCAGACATGCGCCGCTGTTTTGACATGGTGACCACGGAAAGTGCTGACATCATGGGGCTAAAGGATTATGGCCTCGCGGTCGGCAAACGGGCCGACCTGGTGGTACTCGACGCCGGCAACCCGATCGAGGCGGTGCGACTTCGTGCAACCCGGTTGATGGTCATAGCGCGCGGCAAGGTGATCGCGCGGCGTGAACGCTCTCCGATGCACATCGCCATACCCGGACGGGAGGCGGCGATCGACCGGCGCTTCGAGGTTCCGAAGGCCGCGGCCTCGAAGCTACGGCAATAG
- a CDS encoding ABC transporter permease, giving the protein MTEAIEILFTASFWVAAIRIASPLIFATMGELICERAGVLNLGIEGIMVAGAFTGWFTVYMGGDLWTGVFVAAMTGAMFGLLHGFLTVPLGLSQHVTGIGITLLASSLTYFTYRILLPEVSSPPKIEPFEPFAVPLLLDIPVLGPALFNQTPLTYLAYLTVAVVAFVLYRTPVGVAVRAVGENPSAVEAQGISVTAIRIGAVMAGSALMAIGGAFLTMSAFNSFFFEMINGRGWIAIALVVFGSWRPGKALIGAILFAAFDAYQIRLQQITGGVIPYQIFLMMPFVLSIVALVVVARRATYPKALMIPYQKGER; this is encoded by the coding sequence ATGACAGAAGCCATCGAAATCCTGTTCACTGCCAGCTTCTGGGTCGCGGCGATCCGCATCGCCTCGCCGCTGATATTCGCCACCATGGGAGAACTGATCTGCGAGCGCGCCGGCGTGCTCAATCTCGGGATCGAGGGAATCATGGTCGCTGGAGCGTTCACCGGCTGGTTCACCGTCTATATGGGCGGAGATCTTTGGACAGGTGTGTTTGTTGCGGCGATGACCGGGGCGATGTTCGGACTGTTGCACGGGTTCCTCACCGTGCCGCTCGGGCTGTCGCAGCATGTCACCGGGATTGGCATCACCCTGCTTGCGTCGAGCCTGACCTATTTCACCTATCGGATCCTGCTTCCGGAGGTGTCCTCACCACCCAAGATCGAGCCGTTCGAACCCTTCGCAGTGCCATTGCTGTTGGACATTCCGGTGCTTGGTCCGGCCTTGTTCAATCAGACACCACTCACCTATCTCGCCTATCTCACGGTCGCTGTTGTCGCCTTTGTGCTTTACCGCACACCGGTGGGCGTCGCTGTGCGTGCGGTTGGCGAAAATCCTTCAGCCGTAGAGGCCCAGGGCATTTCGGTCACTGCCATACGGATCGGCGCCGTGATGGCGGGCTCGGCGTTGATGGCAATCGGCGGGGCGTTTCTAACCATGTCGGCATTCAACTCGTTCTTCTTCGAGATGATCAATGGCCGTGGGTGGATCGCCATCGCGCTGGTGGTGTTCGGTTCCTGGCGGCCGGGCAAGGCGCTGATCGGTGCGATCCTGTTTGCGGCCTTTGATGCCTATCAGATCCGCTTGCAGCAGATTACCGGTGGCGTCATTCCCTATCAGATCTTCCTGATGATGCCGTTCGTGCTCTCCATCGTGGCGTTGGTCGTCGTCGCCAGGCGGGCGACCTATCCCAAGGCGTTGATGATCCCCTATCAGAAAGGCGAGAGATGA
- a CDS encoding ABC transporter permease: MRLEPRAATSATATVLWPLAAIAATVVFSSVLVMIAGASPITVFYLVFKGAAGSQFALVETLTRATPLIFTGLAVAVAFRARLWNIGAEAQLYLGAVMTVVLGTGAVTLPSAGLIPLIIFVVMLTGALALLGPAILKTRFGVDEVVTTLLLNFIVILFVSMLLEGVLKDPMGLGWPQSRRVIEEAQLPRLIQGKRLHFGFILAIVSAIIVWVIMKKTVLGYEMRAVGHNAEAARFAGIPVNRVIVKTALLSGGLAALAGFSEVAGLKGNLTLDLSPGYGYTGIVVAMLALLNPLGVVAAAIFVAGIFVGADAMSRSANVPSYIADVMVATSLLTMVTAIMLMRYRVRWR; this comes from the coding sequence ATGCGGCTTGAACCCAGAGCTGCAACCTCCGCCACGGCGACGGTCTTGTGGCCCTTGGCTGCGATCGCTGCAACGGTCGTCTTTTCCTCGGTGCTGGTGATGATCGCCGGGGCCTCTCCCATCACCGTGTTTTATCTGGTCTTCAAGGGCGCCGCCGGGTCGCAATTCGCTTTGGTGGAAACGCTGACCCGTGCCACGCCGCTTATCTTCACCGGACTTGCCGTGGCGGTGGCGTTTCGCGCGCGGCTCTGGAACATCGGCGCCGAGGCGCAGCTCTATCTGGGTGCCGTGATGACCGTCGTTCTGGGCACCGGGGCGGTGACGCTGCCCTCGGCCGGGCTGATCCCGCTGATCATCTTTGTGGTCATGCTGACCGGCGCACTGGCGCTTCTGGGGCCGGCCATTCTCAAGACCCGGTTTGGCGTCGATGAGGTGGTTACCACGCTGTTGCTGAATTTCATCGTGATCCTTTTTGTCTCGATGCTGCTTGAGGGGGTCCTCAAGGACCCGATGGGCCTTGGTTGGCCGCAATCCAGGCGGGTGATCGAAGAGGCGCAATTGCCCCGGCTGATCCAGGGCAAGCGGCTGCATTTTGGTTTCATCCTGGCCATCGTCTCGGCGATCATTGTGTGGGTGATCATGAAGAAGACCGTGCTTGGCTATGAGATGCGCGCCGTTGGCCACAATGCGGAAGCGGCACGCTTCGCAGGCATTCCGGTCAATCGCGTGATCGTCAAGACGGCGCTTCTGTCCGGTGGGCTGGCAGCTCTTGCCGGCTTCTCGGAAGTGGCGGGGCTCAAGGGCAATCTGACGCTCGATCTGTCGCCGGGCTATGGCTACACCGGTATCGTGGTGGCCATGCTGGCGCTGCTCAATCCATTGGGGGTCGTTGCCGCTGCGATCTTCGTGGCGGGGATCTTCGTGGGTGCCGACGCTATGAGCCGCAGCGCCAATGTGCCGAGCTACATCGCGGATGTGATGGTGGCGACCTCGCTTCTGACAATGGTCACGGCGATCATGCTGATGCGCTACCGCGTGCGCTGGAGGTGA
- a CDS encoding ABC transporter ATP-binding protein codes for MANDAISLSLGRGEVVALLGENGAGKTTLMNILFGHYTADEGSIEAFGKALPSGDPNAALAAGIGMVHQHFTLADQMSVLENIVLGTRPLWSLSLGKAAARTRIRALSADYGLEVDPDRQILDLSVGERQRVEILKALYREARILILDEPTAVLTPMETEALFATLKKLVAAGLSVIFISHKLGEVQSVADRVVVLRGGKLAGERVTSQATRRELAELMVGGQLPVNEVGPPNPGQTLFELKSVSTRSLGGSGLNHVSMQLLGGEITGLAGISGNGQAALAALIAGTLEVGEGEIVVHGRPAGKWSPRAALENGLGRIPEDRHATGMIGDMSVAENVISEAYRSPRFSKFGFLDWGAAAGFASDIIKAYDVKCPSPEARVRLLSGGNMQKLILGRALDGDPDIILASQPTRGLDVGAVAYVHARLIEARDRGAAVLLISEDLDEIQTLSDRILVIHRGHLSPPSERGQLSVMELGELMAGHGLDGGEHHAA; via the coding sequence GTGGCCAACGACGCCATTTCACTGTCGCTGGGACGCGGCGAAGTGGTGGCGCTTCTGGGTGAGAACGGCGCTGGAAAAACCACGCTGATGAACATCCTTTTCGGCCATTACACCGCCGACGAAGGCAGCATTGAAGCCTTCGGAAAGGCGCTGCCGTCAGGTGACCCGAACGCGGCGTTGGCGGCGGGTATCGGCATGGTGCATCAGCACTTCACGCTCGCCGACCAGATGAGTGTGTTGGAAAACATCGTGCTCGGCACCAGACCGCTCTGGTCTTTGAGCCTCGGCAAGGCCGCCGCGCGGACCAGAATCCGTGCGTTGTCGGCGGATTACGGGCTCGAGGTCGATCCGGACCGGCAAATCCTGGATCTCTCGGTGGGCGAACGGCAGAGGGTCGAAATCCTCAAGGCGCTGTACCGTGAGGCTCGTATCCTCATTCTTGACGAGCCGACTGCAGTACTCACGCCGATGGAAACGGAAGCTTTGTTCGCCACTCTGAAGAAGCTGGTGGCTGCAGGTCTTTCGGTGATCTTCATTTCTCACAAGCTGGGCGAAGTCCAGTCGGTCGCAGACCGTGTGGTGGTGTTGCGCGGTGGCAAGCTCGCAGGCGAGCGCGTGACCAGCCAAGCCACAAGGCGTGAACTGGCGGAGCTTATGGTTGGCGGTCAATTGCCGGTCAACGAGGTCGGTCCGCCCAACCCCGGCCAGACCCTGTTTGAACTCAAATCCGTTTCGACCCGCAGTCTTGGCGGTTCGGGGCTGAACCATGTCTCGATGCAATTGCTTGGTGGCGAGATCACTGGGCTGGCCGGGATTTCCGGCAATGGTCAGGCTGCGCTTGCGGCCCTGATCGCCGGCACGCTCGAAGTCGGCGAGGGCGAGATTGTCGTCCATGGCAGGCCGGCTGGCAAATGGTCCCCGCGCGCAGCGCTTGAAAACGGCCTTGGCCGAATTCCCGAGGACCGCCATGCGACTGGCATGATCGGCGACATGAGCGTTGCCGAGAACGTGATTTCGGAAGCCTATCGCAGCCCGCGGTTTTCAAAATTCGGCTTTCTGGACTGGGGTGCTGCGGCCGGCTTCGCCAGCGACATCATCAAGGCCTATGATGTCAAATGCCCGTCGCCGGAAGCGCGCGTGCGGCTGCTTTCGGGTGGCAACATGCAGAAGCTGATCCTCGGGCGTGCGCTTGATGGCGACCCGGACATCATCCTCGCAAGTCAACCGACGCGCGGGCTTGATGTCGGTGCGGTCGCCTATGTTCATGCAAGGCTGATTGAGGCGCGGGACCGTGGTGCGGCAGTGCTTTTGATTTCCGAGGATCTCGACGAGATTCAGACGTTGTCGGACCGCATTCTAGTGATTCATCGCGGACACCTTTCGCCGCCTTCCGAGCGCGGCCAGCTCTCGGTGATGGAACTGGGAGAACTGATGGCCGGCCATGGGCTGGATGGAGGCGAACATCATGCGGCTTGA
- a CDS encoding BMP family protein — protein MPTIKTSNPLSLLKRRQVLAGAAAGAAALSMPGLIGKARAEGPLKVAAIYTVPVEQQWVSRIHLAANAAVARGDIEYVFSENTSNNDYERVMREYSEAGHDLIIGEVFAVEDAARQVARDYPETAYLMGSSFLPKDDTPNFAVFDNYIQDASYLSGIIAGAMTKTNKMGMVGGFPIPEVNRLMHAFMAGVRETAPDTTFQVAFIGSWFDPPKAKETAFAQIDAGADVLYAERFGVSDAAKEKGILAIGNVIDTQADYPDTVVASAIWHFEPTLDKAIEMVKAGSFKADNYGVYSFMKEGGCSLAPLGTFEGKVPDAAVKLAMEREAAIKAGDFVVEINDEEPKSS, from the coding sequence ATGCCCACAATCAAGACTTCCAATCCACTTTCTCTTCTCAAACGCCGCCAGGTGCTCGCCGGCGCGGCGGCCGGTGCAGCAGCGCTTTCCATGCCGGGTCTCATCGGCAAGGCGCGCGCTGAAGGGCCGCTGAAGGTCGCTGCAATCTACACCGTACCGGTGGAACAGCAGTGGGTCAGCCGCATTCACCTGGCCGCCAATGCGGCGGTGGCGCGTGGCGACATCGAGTATGTGTTTTCGGAAAACACCTCGAACAATGACTACGAGCGCGTCATGCGCGAATATTCGGAAGCCGGTCACGACCTGATCATAGGCGAAGTCTTTGCCGTTGAGGATGCCGCACGCCAGGTGGCGCGCGATTATCCTGAAACCGCCTATCTGATGGGCTCGAGCTTCCTGCCCAAGGATGACACGCCCAACTTTGCCGTGTTTGACAACTACATTCAGGATGCGTCCTACCTTTCCGGCATCATCGCAGGCGCCATGACCAAGACCAACAAGATGGGTATGGTCGGCGGCTTCCCGATCCCCGAGGTCAACCGGCTGATGCATGCCTTCATGGCAGGCGTTCGCGAAACTGCACCCGACACAACTTTCCAGGTGGCCTTTATCGGCTCCTGGTTTGATCCGCCGAAGGCCAAGGAAACTGCCTTCGCCCAGATCGATGCCGGTGCTGATGTTCTCTACGCGGAGCGGTTCGGTGTGTCCGATGCGGCCAAGGAGAAAGGCATTCTGGCGATCGGCAATGTGATCGACACCCAGGCAGATTATCCCGACACCGTCGTCGCCTCGGCGATCTGGCACTTCGAGCCAACGCTCGACAAGGCCATCGAGATGGTCAAGGCGGGTTCCTTCAAGGCTGACAATTACGGCGTCTACTCCTTCATGAAGGAAGGCGGCTGCTCGCTGGCACCGCTCGGCACTTTCGAGGGCAAGGTGCCGGACGCTGCGGTGAAGCTTGCCATGGAGCGGGAAGCCGCGATCAAGGCCGGCGATTTCGTGGTCGAGATCAACGACGAAGAGCCCAAGTCCAGCTGA
- a CDS encoding acetate/propionate family kinase: MTIGDQRSLLALNCGSSSIKFALFTPGLERTLSGLIEAIGRGQTPRLSISGEEARQFGATDQGHADLLPRLINDIILPHAGQITGIGHRVVHGGERFGAPVRIDVATRQAIAELAPLAPGHQPHNLAGIDAAAAALPGVGQVACFDTAFHTTVSAVRREMPLPRSYARQGLLRYGFHGLSYQHVAASLPALGLSQGRVIACHLGNGSSICAMMDGRSAWTSMGFTPLDGLMMGQRPGRLDPGAVLWLVDQHQGDTATVNSLLNKQSGLSGVSGLSGDMRTLLASDSADAAFAIEMFVDRLVQEIGTAAASIGGCDAIVFSGGIGENAAPIRDRTLECLSWLGFDCDPEANKAAAQCITTPDSSRHAYIIAADEEHVIAEAVARMLG, translated from the coding sequence ATGACCATTGGCGATCAGCGCAGCCTGTTGGCTCTCAATTGCGGCTCCTCTTCGATCAAGTTCGCACTGTTCACGCCAGGGCTTGAACGAACACTCTCAGGCCTGATTGAGGCCATCGGCCGGGGGCAGACACCACGGCTCAGTATATCAGGAGAGGAAGCACGGCAATTTGGCGCGACTGACCAAGGCCATGCCGACCTGCTTCCAAGACTGATCAATGACATCATATTGCCCCATGCAGGCCAGATTACCGGTATCGGCCACCGTGTTGTCCATGGCGGCGAAAGGTTTGGCGCGCCGGTTCGCATCGATGTGGCAACCAGGCAGGCCATCGCCGAACTGGCACCGCTTGCGCCCGGCCATCAGCCTCACAACCTCGCAGGCATCGATGCAGCCGCCGCAGCACTGCCCGGCGTCGGACAAGTGGCCTGCTTCGACACCGCGTTCCACACCACGGTGTCAGCGGTGCGCCGTGAAATGCCCCTGCCCCGAAGCTACGCCCGGCAGGGGCTTCTGCGCTACGGCTTTCACGGGCTGTCCTATCAGCATGTGGCTGCAAGCCTGCCCGCGCTTGGACTGTCCCAGGGACGGGTGATCGCCTGTCACCTGGGCAATGGCTCCTCGATCTGCGCCATGATGGATGGCCGCAGCGCCTGGACGTCGATGGGTTTCACCCCGCTCGACGGCCTGATGATGGGCCAGCGTCCGGGCAGGCTCGACCCCGGCGCGGTTCTATGGCTTGTTGACCAGCACCAGGGCGACACCGCCACCGTGAACAGTTTGCTCAACAAGCAAAGCGGGCTTTCCGGCGTTTCCGGATTGTCAGGCGACATGCGCACCCTGCTGGCAAGTGATTCCGCCGATGCAGCCTTCGCAATCGAGATGTTTGTCGACAGGCTGGTGCAGGAAATCGGAACCGCCGCGGCAAGCATCGGTGGTTGTGACGCCATCGTTTTTTCCGGCGGCATCGGCGAAAACGCGGCCCCGATCCGCGACAGGACACTCGAGTGTCTCAGCTGGCTCGGTTTTGATTGCGATCCCGAGGCGAACAAAGCTGCGGCGCAATGCATCACCACGCCAGACAGCTCACGCCACGCCTACATCATCGCGGCCGACGAGGAGCATGTGATCGCCGAAGCCGTGGCGCGAATGCTCGGTTGA
- a CDS encoding CBS domain-containing protein: MTGRPRIKSYMTTELITLAPEMEINRAMHMLIDHRISGAPVVDRTGHLVGVLSKKDCLKAALHASYYREWGDTVVSYMSTEVQTLDAELDLIEAAEAFLASSFRRFPVMSEGRLVGQISRSDLLEALAGNWQ; this comes from the coding sequence ATGACCGGACGTCCTCGGATCAAGAGCTACATGACCACTGAGCTGATTACGCTGGCGCCCGAGATGGAGATAAACCGGGCGATGCACATGCTGATTGACCACCGCATCTCCGGTGCGCCGGTGGTTGATCGCACCGGGCATCTGGTCGGGGTCTTGTCAAAGAAGGACTGTCTGAAGGCAGCGCTGCATGCGAGCTACTATCGTGAGTGGGGTGATACGGTAGTAAGCTACATGTCGACAGAGGTGCAGACGCTCGACGCCGAACTCGACCTGATAGAGGCTGCGGAAGCCTTTCTCGCAAGTTCGTTCAGGCGGTTTCCGGTGATGTCGGAGGGACGCCTTGTCGGCCAGATCAGCCGATCAGACCTGCTCGAAGCCCTGGCCGGCAATTGGCAGTAA
- a CDS encoding FAD:protein FMN transferase, translating to MRITRRSFLFSIATVGAVASGLGRSPAYAGVTTLSGRAFGSSWRVVVPAAADARQVRALVAAIVAETDMAMSPYLAQSELSRFNRSNAANWQRCSRHLAVVASEALRISQVTGGAFDPTVGPLVGRLGFGPISGARGLPGDIAAGAEGLRKSASGLTLDLCGIAKGYALDRIIEELVWIGIASAFAELGGEVRALGEHPEGRAWRAGIARPDGPAGAVYSVIEPGGLALATSGTGQQGIEFGANGLTHLIEPRAWRSVNAAPASVSVLAQTAMRADALATALMVMGPDTGPVFAEENGISALFLNQDGDGWRETMTVDFDRHILA from the coding sequence ATGCGCATCACACGCCGCAGCTTCTTGTTCTCGATTGCAACAGTGGGCGCCGTTGCCTCCGGACTTGGCAGATCGCCTGCTTATGCTGGTGTCACGACACTCAGTGGTCGAGCCTTTGGGAGCAGCTGGCGTGTGGTCGTGCCGGCGGCAGCCGATGCCAGGCAGGTGCGCGCACTGGTGGCTGCAATCGTTGCCGAGACCGACATGGCGATGTCGCCCTATCTGGCGCAATCCGAGTTGTCCCGGTTCAACCGGTCGAACGCGGCCAACTGGCAGCGGTGCTCAAGGCATCTTGCTGTTGTCGCGTCTGAAGCTCTCAGGATATCGCAGGTCACAGGCGGCGCATTTGATCCCACCGTTGGTCCGCTTGTAGGCCGTCTTGGCTTTGGACCGATCAGCGGTGCGCGGGGGCTGCCCGGTGATATCGCAGCCGGGGCGGAAGGGCTGCGAAAATCAGCCTCCGGCTTGACGCTTGATCTGTGCGGGATAGCCAAGGGGTATGCGCTGGACCGGATTATCGAAGAGTTGGTCTGGATCGGGATTGCCTCGGCATTTGCGGAGCTCGGAGGCGAGGTTCGCGCTCTTGGCGAACATCCGGAAGGAAGAGCCTGGCGTGCCGGAATCGCAAGGCCGGATGGTCCGGCGGGTGCGGTTTACAGCGTGATCGAACCCGGTGGATTGGCTTTGGCAACCTCCGGAACCGGCCAGCAGGGTATTGAGTTCGGTGCCAACGGTCTGACACATCTCATCGAGCCCCGGGCCTGGCGTTCGGTGAATGCCGCTCCAGCCTCTGTTTCGGTCCTGGCGCAGACGGCCATGCGCGCGGATGCGCTGGCGACGGCGCTGATGGTGATGGGCCCGGATACAGGGCCGGTGTTTGCGGAGGAGAACGGAATTTCGGCCCTGTTCCTCAATCAGGATGGTGATGGCTGGCGTGAAACCATGACGGTGGATTTTGACCGCCATATTTTGGCTTAG
- the nqrF gene encoding NADH:ubiquinone reductase (Na(+)-transporting) subunit F: MTEIVLGTLLLTLIVLALALTVMLARSVLSPSRPATLTVNRSTELETRTGTKLLAALNDNGILVPSACAGAGTCGLCKVKIVDGGAPPLPTETARLTKSDLRDGVHLACQVVLRGDLQVEVDNDLMAAESFVCKVETVRALTPLIREIVLRQPEGMSVGIEAGSFVQVTAPAFECDYSRIDVPEAHKAVWATLRSLKVTSAEDVTRAYSVSNRPEDTEAGRIVLNIRLALPPPSVPDAPPGIVSSWLFALKPGDRVDVSGPFGSFRAQQGEAEMVFIGGGVGMAPLRAIIFDQLERVKSGRRISYWYGARNKADLPYQEEFDSLAEAHQNFSWTVALSDPRPEDHWSGRSGFVHMIAWEDYLRDHPAPEACEYYLCGPPLMIRAVLAMLDDAGVDPSHIFTDDFGV; the protein is encoded by the coding sequence ATGACCGAGATTGTTCTGGGCACATTGCTGCTGACCCTGATTGTGCTGGCGCTGGCGTTGACGGTGATGCTGGCGCGTTCGGTTCTTTCCCCCTCGCGTCCCGCGACTCTGACCGTCAACCGCTCGACCGAGTTGGAGACCCGGACCGGGACAAAGCTGCTGGCAGCACTGAACGACAATGGCATTCTGGTGCCGTCGGCCTGCGCCGGCGCCGGGACATGCGGGCTGTGCAAGGTCAAAATCGTTGATGGCGGTGCACCGCCATTGCCGACCGAAACCGCAAGGCTGACCAAATCGGACCTGCGAGACGGTGTTCATCTGGCGTGTCAGGTGGTGCTTCGCGGCGATCTTCAGGTTGAGGTCGACAATGATCTGATGGCGGCTGAGAGCTTCGTCTGCAAGGTCGAAACCGTGCGCGCGCTCACGCCCCTGATCCGCGAAATCGTGCTGCGGCAACCCGAGGGCATGAGTGTCGGGATCGAGGCTGGTTCCTTCGTGCAGGTCACCGCGCCGGCTTTCGAGTGTGACTACTCCCGGATAGATGTCCCCGAGGCGCACAAGGCTGTCTGGGCGACATTGCGTTCGCTCAAGGTCACCAGTGCTGAGGATGTGACGCGGGCCTACTCCGTGTCGAACCGTCCCGAGGACACCGAAGCCGGGCGGATCGTGCTCAATATCCGGCTGGCACTGCCGCCACCTTCGGTGCCGGACGCACCGCCGGGCATCGTTTCCTCCTGGCTGTTTGCGCTCAAGCCTGGTGACCGGGTGGATGTTTCGGGACCCTTCGGCAGCTTCCGTGCGCAGCAGGGTGAGGCCGAGATGGTGTTCATCGGAGGTGGCGTTGGCATGGCGCCGTTGCGGGCGATTATTTTCGACCAGCTCGAGCGTGTTAAGAGCGGTCGCCGCATCAGCTATTGGTATGGCGCACGCAACAAGGCCGACCTTCCCTATCAGGAGGAGTTCGACAGTCTGGCGGAGGCTCATCAGAATTTCAGCTGGACGGTCGCGTTGTCGGATCCGCGGCCCGAGGACCATTGGTCAGGCCGCAGCGGTTTTGTTCACATGATCGCCTGGGAGGACTATCTGCGCGATCACCCGGCGCCGGAAGCCTGCGAGTATTATCTGTGCGGCCCGCCATTGATGATCCGCGCGGTGCTGGCGATGCTTGATGATGCCGGCGTCGATCCATCTCACATCTTCACCGACGATTTCGGAGTCTGA
- the nqrE gene encoding NADH:ubiquinone reductase (Na(+)-transporting) subunit E, giving the protein MIEILVKSVFQENLALSFFLGICTFLAVSKRVETALGLGLAVIVVQAITVPVNYLIFSLLLIEGAWGWAGLPDVDLTFLKLVSFIGVIAAMVQILEMTLDRFAPRLYRALGIFLPLITVNCAILGGSLFMVERRYDFQESLVYGLGSGFGWALAIVTFAAIRERLKYSDMPRGVEGLASAFIVTGLMSLGFSAFAAVTP; this is encoded by the coding sequence ATGATCGAGATTCTTGTCAAATCCGTCTTTCAGGAGAATCTGGCGCTCTCCTTCTTCCTCGGGATATGCACCTTTCTGGCCGTTTCCAAGCGCGTCGAGACGGCGCTTGGTCTGGGGCTTGCGGTCATCGTGGTTCAGGCGATCACGGTTCCGGTGAATTATCTGATCTTCAGCCTGCTGCTGATCGAGGGGGCCTGGGGCTGGGCAGGTTTGCCCGATGTGGATCTGACATTTCTGAAGCTTGTGAGTTTCATCGGTGTGATCGCGGCCATGGTGCAGATCCTCGAGATGACACTCGATCGCTTCGCGCCTCGGCTTTACCGGGCACTCGGAATCTTTCTGCCTCTGATCACCGTCAACTGCGCGATCCTGGGGGGCAGTCTCTTCATGGTCGAGCGGCGCTATGATTTCCAGGAATCGCTGGTCTATGGTCTGGGCAGCGGCTTTGGCTGGGCGTTGGCGATCGTCACCTTTGCAGCCATCCGGGAGCGGCTTAAATATTCCGATATGCCGCGGGGTGTGGAAGGGCTGGCTAGCGCCTTCATCGTGACCGGTCTGATGTCGCTCGGCTTTTCCGCATTCGCGGCGGTGACGCCATGA